A single window of Bordetella genomosp. 11 DNA harbors:
- a CDS encoding DUF1833 family protein, translated as MSRTFSANGRRQLLATSADENLLACLEITHSALAVPIRVVRDTDDLVAQGNTFMACPFDITLPDDIEGQIPQATIQVDNVGREITEWLEVSGGGQGAKCRIILLYRSEPDIFEYDMTMDLSGMKIDNFKVSSNLGFADTLGQVAVVKTFTPATAPGLW; from the coding sequence ATGAGCCGCACATTCTCCGCCAACGGCCGGCGCCAACTGCTGGCCACCAGCGCCGACGAAAACTTGCTTGCCTGCCTGGAGATCACCCATTCCGCCCTGGCCGTGCCGATTCGGGTTGTTCGGGACACGGATGATCTTGTCGCGCAGGGCAATACCTTTATGGCGTGTCCATTCGACATCACGTTGCCCGACGACATCGAGGGGCAGATTCCGCAAGCCACGATCCAGGTCGATAACGTCGGACGAGAAATAACGGAATGGCTGGAAGTCAGCGGCGGCGGGCAGGGGGCGAAGTGTCGGATCATTTTGCTGTATCGGTCGGAGCCCGACATATTCGAGTACGACATGACGATGGATCTGTCGGGCATGAAGATCGACAACTTCAAGGTGTCGTCGAACTTGGGTTTTGCGGATACGTTGGGGCAGGTGGCCGTGGTGAAGACGTTCACTCCCGCGACGGCGCCAGGGTTGTGGTGA